The following proteins are co-located in the Mus pahari chromosome 14, PAHARI_EIJ_v1.1, whole genome shotgun sequence genome:
- the LOC110331868 gene encoding keratin, type I cytoskeletal 16-like: MSLALRELKDGSWQGGAWQGLGAWYRNKTEELNKEVATKSDLIESSHSEVAELRRVFHGLEIELQSQLSMKASLESSLEETKGRYCMQLSQMQGLIRGVEEQLAQLRCEMEQQSHEYNILLDVKTRLEQEIATYRRLLDGEDVHSSSSQHSSGQSYSSGEVFSSSSHQPWSILSEQA, from the exons ATGTCACTCGCACTACGAGAGTTGAAGGATGGAT CTTGGCAGGGAGGGGCCTGGCAGGGTTTAGGGGCCTGGTATAGAAACAAG aCTGAGGAGCTGAACAAAGAGGTGGCCACTAAGAGTGATCTAATCGAGAGCAGCCACAGCGAGGTGGCTGAGCTCCGCAGGGTGTTCCATGGCCTGGAGATCGAACTGCAGTCCCAGCTCAGCATG AAAGCATCCTTGGAGAGCAGCCTAGAAGAGACCAAAGGCAGATACTGTATGCAGCTATCCCAGATGCAGGGTTTGATCAGAGGTGTGGAGGAGCAGCTGGCTCAGCTGCGCTGTGAGATGGAGCAGCAGAGCCATGAGTACAACATCTTGTTGGATGTGAAGACAAGGCTGGAGCAGGAGATTGCCACCTACCGCCGTCTGCTGGATGGCGAGGATGTCCA cagcTCTTCCTCACAGCACTCCTCTGGGCAGTCCTATTCTTCTGGAGAAG tcttctcttcctcctcccaccagCCTTGGTCCATCCTCAGTGAGCAAGCCTGA